A genomic window from Brassica oleracea var. oleracea cultivar TO1000 chromosome C8, BOL, whole genome shotgun sequence includes:
- the LOC106312301 gene encoding ATPase GET3, whose protein sequence is MASDMPEATVQNILDQDSLKWVFVGGKGGVGKTTCSSILAICLARVRSSVLIISTDPAHNLSDAFQQRFTKSPTLVQGFSNLFAMEVDPTVETDDLAGPEGMDSLFSDLANAIPGIDEAMSFAEMLKLVQTMDYATIVFDTAPTGHTLRLLQFPATLEKGLSKLMSLKSRFGGLMNQMSRMFGMEDEFGEDALLGRLEGLKDVIEQVNRQFKDPDLTTFVCVCIPEFLSLYETERLVQELAKFEIDTHNIIINQVLYDDEDVESKLLRARMRMQQKYLDQFYMLYDDFNITKLPLLPEEVTGVEALKAFSDKFLTPYHPTTSRSNVEELERKVHTLRLQLKTAEEELERIKS, encoded by the exons ATGGCGTCGGATATGCCGGAGGCGACAGTGCAGAACATTCTGGATCAAGATTCTCTAAAATGGGTATTCGTGGGTGGGAAAGGAGGCGTTGGGAAGACGACATGCAGTTCCATCCTCGCAATCTGTCTCGCTAGGGTTCGATCCTCCGTTCTCATCATCTCCACCGACCCCGCTCACAATCTCAGCGACGCCTTTCAGCAGCGCTTCACTAAATCCCCCACTTTGGTCCAAGGCTTCTCCAATCTCTTTGCCATG GAGGTGGATCCTACTGTTGAGACTGATGACTTAGCTGGCCCTGAAGGGATGGATAGTCTGTTCTCTGATTTGGCCAATGCCATTCCTGGAATCGATGAGGCCATGAGTTTTGCTGAGATGCTCAA GTTGGTCCAAACAATGGATTATGCAACTATTGTCTTTGACACCGCTCCTACTGGTCACACTCTCCGTCTCTTGCAGTTCCCCGCCACTCTTGAAAAGGGCCTTTCCAAATTGATGTCCTTGAAGAGTCGCTTTGGTGGCTTGATGAATCAGATGAGCCGTATGTTTGGCATGGAAGATGAGTTTGGGGAGGATGCTCTCTTGGGAAGACTTGAGGGCTTGAAGGATGTCATTGAACAAGTTAATCGCCAGTTTAAAGACCCG GATTTGACAACGTTCGTCTGTGTCTGCATCCCTGAGTTCTTGTCTCTCTATGAAACAGAGAGATTAGTTCAGGAACTCGCCAAGTTTGAGATCGACACGCATAACATCATCATCAACCAAGTACTCTACGATGACGAAG ATGTGGAATCCAAGTTGCTCAGAGCAAGGATGCGGATGCAGCAGAAGTACCTTGATCAGTTTTATATGCTATACGATGACTTCAATATCACAAAACTTCCTCTGCTTCCCGAAGAG GTGACAGGGGTGGAAGCGTTAAAGGCATTCTCGGATAAGTTCTTGACGCCGTACCATCCAACGACAAGCAGAAGCAATGTAGAAGAGCTGGAGAGGAAAGTACACACATTGCGTCTGCAGTTGAAAACAGCGGAAGAAGAACTGGAACGGATCAAGAGTTGA